AATCCTTTCATTCTTTCGTTCATTCTTTCGTTCATTCTTTCGTTCATTCTTTCGTTCATTCTTTCGTTCATTGTTTTGTTCATTGTTTTGTTCATTCTTTTGCTCATTCTTTCGTTCATTCTTTCGTTCATTCTTTCGTTCATTCTTTCGTTCATTCTTTCGtttattctttctttctttcctttttttttttttttttttttttgttagaCCTATGCTCTCTCATTTAAGTTGTGCGACTATATCATAAGACCTCTTTTGTTTTATGGCTTTACTCCCTTCATATTTGGATATGGACTTTTCTATAATAACGAATTTACACTAAACccatttaaattaattccgaaaattttaattggTTGAAGAAGTTATTTGCCCTCAAATGTgcttataaatgtattaaacattatattttaaactaTAGTGTACAGTTAGTATATAATATGCACATAgtttatattctttaatttgTGTTTGCTATATGTGTATGAATTATTCccattttaatgtatatatatatatatatatatattttttttttttttttaattatgtgtatttttctttatttaataagataatttttgttatataaaatcaccaaaaaaaaaaagaaaaaaattatgtttttaatttactgTAGTAtgagtctttttttttttttattttttttttaaattaaaagaatctAACTAAACAGtacaattaattttatgtatcaTCATATATGTACGAAATAGATAAGAATGTAAAAATCGTTTACAtttatgatgaaaaaaaaaaaaaaaagaaaaagtgtTCTTTCGTTATTTTCATTACCATTATAACGACACTTAACGTAGTTCAAACGTGTTTATTAATAGATGTTATGGAAGACAGATataaaaagcaaaacaaTAGGGggcaaaaagaaaatttatacaaCACGTGGGAAATGTAAAATACTCAACATAAAATGCTAAATATGAGAAGAGCAAactaaatttataaaaaaacgcgaaattaaaaagtaaaaagttTAAAGCAGAAAGTAAATTAATTCCTTTACCTATGTTTAATCCTTCACAAAAGAGAGCCAAAACTACAATAACAAAAGAAACGACATCATTATGAAGGAATCTTATGCTCATGTTgtatttaaacaaaaaataaatgataataataataatatagacAATATAGACAATATAGACAATACAGACAATATAGACAATATAGACAATACAGACAATACagacaataaaattataagaaaaaaagactTTCACTTTTTATAAGTGAAagcttaaaaatatgatgacatgaagattttttatatatatatatggcgCGTAGAAAAATGTGTGTATAATATTCTCATTATGCTTTAAcagtgaaaaatattttttcttataaatcCTTGAAATATCACAATATATCTTGCCTGTGCTTATACGAGTTGAAAGGGGAAAGAAAAACATTCACTCATATTAAATAGGTTAACAATTActcaattatatatatgtatatgtatggaTACACGCATATGTCCATTCATATAGGTATATGTATGCGCTAATGTGTAAGCTCAATTCCGAATAACTGTTATGgggaaaatttaaaaaaaaataaataaaataaataaattggTTTACAACTTgtttatgcatttatttattcatttattcatttatttattcatttattcatttatttattcattcatttattcatttatttattcatttatttattcatttatttattcatttattcattcatttattcattcatttattcattcatttattcattcatttattcattcatttattctttcatttattctttcatttattcattcatttattcattcatttattctttcatttattcattcatttattcattcatttattcattcatttattcattcatttattcatttatatatatatttttatcttttttatatcaacACAAAAAAcgtgagaaaaaaaaatataaataagttcAAGGCCTTTTtcgataaatatatttcaaaaagtGCCCTTTCAAAACAACTACAAGGTTATGGTTTTCTCGTCAAtgatgtaattatatataaaataaaggttatctgtatatatatttcttaataagcatataatttttttttttttttttttttttaaaaaattctgcTACTTTTCTTTAGGTACATAAGGGCAatatacagatatatattttctattgtttttttatatataaccaAACCATTCTTGCAACAATAAGTAGTAAAACAGTAAAGCTGTAAAGCAGTTAAACTGTTAAGCAGATATTTATAGATCGCATAAATTACCACTATTTGTATCCATTGCTTGAAggattatttaataaattgcCCGATAACAAAGAATGTAAATTAAAGAGCTTAAAGAgttacacacatatatatatacctacttGTGcaaatacgtatatataaattttatacgtatatacgaCTAAACAAATGGCGCCCTTTGCTCCTTTTTCTTGCCATTTTCAAAAccctaataatttttatattaaatgatcAAAATTTACCTTATAGTACAAATTGCCTTGCACATAATAGTATTTTGTGgcaagaaaaaattaaagaatgaaaaaatatgcgCAAAACAGATTTGTGCATCACTCAAAAGActcaaattaaaaagaaacaaaaaagcaTATATCCAGATTCACAATACATTAAATGGTAATAAAAACACCACGCACACATTAcacatgaaaaataaaatttgtatttttgaTTTAAGCGAAAAGCTTATAGACTATAAACTGGCATTTGATCTACAAAACGTTTTACACCAATCCAAAATTATTCTACATAAAGAAAATAGCCTAAATAGTTCAAATCGTTTAAGTAATTCAAATAGCTTAAATActttaaatattacaaaCAAATCAAAATTAGGTAAACtcaaaaacttaaaaaaaaatatagaaaaatatgatttCTGTTTTGTACTACAACATACACCCTGTTATACGTTAGGGAGTTCTGCTGATTCTAATGATATCCATTTAGacgaaaaaaattattatattgaagAAATAGAAGAAGTATGTAATAACTCTGAATCGAATAAAATTCTTCaattcattaataaatatgaaaatgttaaagacgaaatagaaaaatgtgaaatttacgatgaaaaaaaaaattattttgacagctttttatataatataaataataaaataaaaattccaGTATATCGTATCAATAGAGGGGGTAAAGCAACATATCATGGTCCTGGACAATTAGtcttatatttcattttcaatttaaaaaattattcttcaaattataatgaaaaacgtGTACAAAATTTATCCCGCaatcattataattttcccAAAGATGGAAGTACAAGGAAAAAAGATAGTGAATGTTTATCgtatgatgaaaaaaatacaaacaacCCTACAAATATAGAATGTTTATTTGACCTACacaaaacaataaataatttccAAAAAATGGGAATGGAAATCATGAAAAAACTTAACGTAAAAACTCACACGAAAAATGATTCAATTGGagttttttataatgataaaaaactTATATCTATTGGtttgaaaataagaaaatacgTATCAATGCATGGGATGTCTGTAAATTTCAACATTAacaaaaactttttaaaatatttattatcttGTGGTATGAATCACAATGATTACACTTCATTGCACGAACTAGacgaaatgaaaaataaagagagCACGAGGGAAAATGGAATAGCTCACCACAACTCTTTGTTGAGGGAGTTAACAGTTCATTCAATACAATCGTTAAAAACCATTTTTAATgcaaacataaaaattacaagtGACATAAGAGATATTTTTGCTTAatcctttatatatatatatatatatatatatatatatatgtaaattttcaaaaatgtaCGAAGAAAAACAAACATTTTAACAAAACATGATCTCTGATTTGCAGGAATATCTAAAATGTATGCTTATCAAGCATGCGCTCATTTTTCTCCATATTGCTCAATTTCAATTTAGCAAAATGGACTATGTAACTAGTATACGTTGTTAGAATACTTCGTTAGTATACGTTGTTAGAATACTTCGTTAGTATACGTTGTTAGCATATTTTGTTAGCATATTTTGTtagcatattttatttgtataattttttaggaaaaatgtttttgtggctatttaagaaaaaaaaaactttatatatgtattaacagttcataaaaaaaagaaaaaattaacttatataaaaattagaCATTACATTAACATTTCACGTGAACACTGTAACTTTTAATTTAACTCGTCACAGTTGGagaaaattgaaataaataCTCAGatggtaattttttttttaaatgagcaatactttttttttttttttgcgaaAGAGCTATCTATTAGGCCTATAAAATGGGAATATTACATGAACGGTtcatacaatatattttttctgttcaTACGTTCATTTTGATGCACTCTTCGTCAAGCATACCATTTAATGAACAATCTGAAGGTACACACATAAAATTAAACGAACGGTACTTTAAATAGCCAAAATGTAGGTGTTTggatgtgtgtatatatatatatatatacattttctttttttttttttttttttttttggattaaattatgaacataGAACTATTTTGTACTTAACAAGCTAGCcgaaaaatttaaacatttctacataatttaatatgGCTTAAAAAGTACACAACATGTGCGTACAcgagtatacatatatatataataaaataaaaaagaatttaaaaaaaaaaaattaaaaaaaataaaattaaaatttaaaggtATGCACTTGCATTTGCATTCAAAATttgattttaaaataatatagctgtcttataataatatatattacatttttactttttaaccatccattttatattttttatgaaatatgtTGTGTGATACATttgttttcaaaatatttacataatttttgtttattaatgTCTTGTTTTAAAAGCATTTTTTCCCTGGTTTATTTTAGTACTTGGTCAATTTTCATAAGCAACAATTccgtaaataatatatatctgtatatatatatatatatatatatatatatattattacaccATTTGAAGCGCCTAGGATGACCATTTAAGCacatccatatatatacaaatatacatatatatatgtgtatgtttatatgtaccCCATATTTTTCACCGTGACTACTTATTTTAACTTGTTTTTTCTGTtcaataaaaacattttacttacataatttcatttaatatatctgttattattcctttttttaaaaataaaaaaatatatacatatacaaaatgGAACATCAACGAGGAAATTCATCATCTTTAAGCGTTCCTTTCACTTTTGAGCATTCGAAAAATCTTGGAAATAAAATCCTTAAACCCATACGTCAAGAAAAAATAGTTAAAGTGCCTGTAACACAAtatgtagaaaaaataatagaaaaagaggaaataaaatatgtaaataaatatgttgaTGTTATAAAAccaataataacatataaaacaaaacatataTCAAAACCAATATACctagataaaattaaatacgaaccaaaattaatagaaaaagaaaaaattatacatattccaaaaatagaatatagaaataaagtTGTGGAAATACCTGTATATGTTcataaggaaaatattatagaaaaaaaagttccTTTAATAATTGAACGTGTTATACCAGTTCTTAAGgtcaaaaaaatagaaaaagaagtTTTAACTGATACTGTAGAAATACCTGAAATTTGTGAAATAACCAAAGATGGAACGAATGCaaaaattaaggaaaatatttattatgaacAACAAAGGGAGGAAGAAATACCAGGTAAAGTGTCTATACGAAGTAATGCGTATGTAGCAGGTGTAGAAAGTGTAGTAAGTGCAGCAAGCGTAGCGAATGTGTTAAACGTGGAAGACGAAGCTTGTATCACAAAAGAATACAAGGATGCTTACAACAAAGAAACATACAGAAATATGGAATCAACCGATGAGTCACCGGTTATATGTTCATCTAAGCACGTACCCCATTCATCAGttggaaaatttaaaaatcaAAATGTAAATAGGAGTTCACCTAGCAATGCATCATCTAATGAAGACTCTTATACAGAAAAATTagaacataaaaatgaaaccACCTACAATGATGCTACCAACGAAAGTGCACATTATGGTACAATGCCAGATGATTCTCCATTAATGATTGATGAAGAAAATACTTCTAAAAATTACGATCAAAAAAGCATggaagaagaaaattattatgatataaatgaacattataaaaattcaaatataaacCACGTGAGTATAAATTTACCTAAAACAAAAGATCAATTTCAGGAATCATTTGAACAACAATACGTAAATTTTTGtgataaaaagtataattttgcttcagataatataatacataacaACCTCCCTATCATTAATTATGACACAAGTAATAATAGATACATTGAGGATAACATGAATGAATTAATTAACGAACAGTTTATGCGAGAATCTTCTAAAGACACTCTGAGACATATATCAAAAACAGCAGAAGATAAAAATCGacaaatattatgtacaaaatTAAAGGATCATATTGATATAGATCAAAAGAAAACTTCTCTTCCATCAAATATGCACATAtcttatgaaaattattcttCATCACAGAATGCATATAGCCAACGATCCGTTACAGGTAAATCAAATTTTATGCCTTCTTATGCTAACAGTAATGGGCAAGCATTTGTATCTGTACGTCCAGCAACAATTCTAGAGTACGTTCCAAAAcagagaaaatataaatcatcATTCTGCAATCTTATGAAGAATTGCTGTGGGGGGTCCAGCGACTGTTAACGGAACAGAACagaacaaaaatatgataaaacgAAACAGGACAAAAATAAGGCAGTACTTACGAGAAGTAAAACATTAATGCCCCAAATGTTTTAGATGCACATTTTGtcgttataaaaaatgtaatttccCATATTTGCAGATTGTATGTTCCTTTTGTAAAGATTTTACattaacttatatatattaaaagataaaaaaaaaaaaaaaaaaaaaaagaacaatttttgcgtattttcaaattatattttatgtaatctTTTCCACTTTATCCTTGATTttgattttatattattatactatttttttaatttttccttttttatttattggcATCCTATTATTTGGCCTCTTCCCGTTTTTACGCAATTCGTCTTTATGCGTGTCGCTTTTTTATGCTCTTTTTACATTCGTTTTAGTTTACACGTtgttttcgtttttttattattttttttcaaaaaaaaaaaaaaaaaaaaagtacatatatgaatacgtatgtatgtatatgcgtaatatattttgcgtgctgatataaataatgaacaactgaatgaaaaaaaaaagaaaaattttttaattctctaCTCATTTTTGCAAACGTTCCTTTGGGTCATATATTCCAgctttactatttttatcaCTTGAAAAAATGCGAGAATATACTATAATTcaaaatgatgataatacCGTATGTACAAATTCTTAATTATCCTTTTTGTTGTATTAAGACATAATTCagtacagaaaaaaaaaaaaaaaaaaaaatcctcggaaaaaaaaagttcatgGCGGAATTATACAACTAGAAATGTAtcacattttatatataactttaatttatgttaaatacatgtatacaaaaCGCTTTCAACTAAATAGTAAATCCAGTATTTTAATTGGCGGAAAAATTTCAACAAAACGAATGCTTGTATAACATTACACAGGTGTGCGTACACCCCGggacatgtatatatatatatatatatatttacgtacatatgtacatacatacatgtatatatgcttaaTTAGAGCATATCAATAAAAAGGGATATATAAAGCCATTCTCAAACACTACTCATTCCTCAACAGTTCAAAAGGACAGTCTTCCTTGAAATATGTAATAGAACTCTGTAGCTTACTATCCCATGTTAAAGACTTTTTATACGTGTTTTTTTCTATTACacacacacaaaaaaaaaaaaaaaaaaaaggttcaAGTTTAGCAAAGTGGACAGAGTTTATGCAAGTTAcgtaaaatgtatttttcgTATCTGTTCTACAGATTAATTCAGAATTTTTTATGACGCGcttcattcttttttcttttttatttttactcgATTTCAAAGCACTTCTTGCACTTTGCATATGAAGTATTTTAAATGGTCTTTCATTTGCCTGCTCAGTTCTGTCAAACGTTCGACTAAaactatttaaattattgatatcctgatttttaaaaaagttggCATCATTAGAATCTTCCATTATATTGTCAACATCggcaaataaatattcacatTCATTTGCTATTCTGGATTCATTAAATTTGCCATCTTTGTAGttttcacatttttcattttcaacTGTTcgtaaaagggaaaaaaaaaaaaaaaaaaaaaatagctatTTAGCTAGCTAAAACTAAACagtgttaaaataaattgacTAAACATTCATTCCTCTTGACTTTgtgtaatgaaaaaaaaatgaagtcTTACTGATACTTGTACCCAGGGTAGAATCCATAGTAGATTGacttaaaaaaagataaaaaatatatatatacatttatacatacgtatatatacataaaaatatacatatatgattTAATACGCTAGTAACATAACTGTCTTCCATTGTGCTTTCATTATCTATTATGcaatgttttcattttttagaatatttttctcttgTCATTTTCGGCATATATATTGAAGCAACTTCCTGTTACATCATCATGTGTATATTGCACACATGTAGCACGTATATGTGCGTGtaggtatgtatatatatgttatatttatgcgcatatttatgaatattttttattttttattttttttgagtcTTTCCCGCGTCCTTACTTCATACAGTTTGATGAGTTAAGGGAACACTTATATtgatatttaaaacataCAAACTTCTTAACACTAttaatgattttatttttttttttcatttttttcgttaTCAAATTATCAATAAATTCAAACTCGTAAGCATATATATCTCTTAACTCattaaacaattttaaatAGGTGTTTGTGTCAAAAGTTTTGCTTAAGTCTGTTTCATAAGGAGAACAACATAAAACAGATCGAATGgctaaaattaatttactaTCATACGAGAAAGATTCATATGATTGTGTTGCCTTTTcggatatataaataattttttttgctttttgtTGTTTGTACgctaaatataaagaatgaGCTGGATTTAcaattttgtcattttttgaaaaaatataaattgttGGTATCGTTATATCTTCAATAAAAAACACAGGACATACATTATTTATGTCATACTGAaaacttctttttatttttctccttgcaaaatataaacagatgtttttaaaaagtatctCTCTTTTTCTCTTTGCTCTTAAGTGGAATGTTGTCTTGTATAATTCTACTAAAGACACATATGGCGAATCCAAAATCTGTTGCAAAGTGTCGACAAAAAAGGACATGAAAATGTTATTTGTAGGATGTGTGCTATCAGCTCAACTGGAGAGTAACTACCCACAcaaacacacacacacatacacacacatatacccacacatacacacacacatacacacatatacatacacacatatacatacacacatatacatacacacacatatacacacacatacacacacatatacccacacatacacacacatatacccacaca
The sequence above is drawn from the Plasmodium malariae genome assembly, chromosome: 5 genome and encodes:
- the PmUG01_05022300 gene encoding conserved Plasmodium protein, unknown function, which gives rise to MKEKNNKYSLVTKKIMDKTYALSFKLCDYIIRPLLFYGFTPFIFGYGLFYNNEFTLNPFKLIPKILIG
- the LipB gene encoding lipoate-protein ligase B, putative, with the translated sequence MIKIYLIVQIALHIIVFCGKKKLKNEKICAKQICASLKRLKLKRNKKAYIQIHNTLNGNKNTTHTLHMKNKICIFDLSEKLIDYKLAFDLQNVLHQSKIILHKENSLNSSNRLSNSNSLNTLNITNKSKLGKLKNLKKNIEKYDFCFVLQHTPCYTLGSSADSNDIHLDEKNYYIEEIEEVCNNSESNKILQFINKYENVKDEIEKCEIYDEKKNYFDSFLYNINNKIKIPVYRINRGGKATYHGPGQLVLYFIFNLKNYSSNYNEKRVQNLSRNHYNFPKDGSTRKKDSECLSYDEKNTNNPTNIECLFDLHKTINNFQKMGMEIMKKLNVKTHTKNDSIGVFYNDKKLISIGLKIRKYVSMHGMSVNFNINKNFLKYLLSCGMNHNDYTSLHELDEMKNKESTRENGIAHHNSLLRELTVHSIQSLKTIFNANIKITSDIRDIFA
- a CDS encoding inner membrane complex protein 1i, putative, which encodes MEHQRGNSSSLSVPFTFEHSKNLGNKILKPIRQEKIVKVPVTQYVEKIIEKEEIKYVNKYVDVIKPIITYKTKHISKPIYLDKIKYEPKLIEKEKIIHIPKIEYRNKVVEIPVYVHKENIIEKKVPLIIERVIPVLKVKKIEKEVLTDTVEIPEICEITKDGTNAKIKENIYYEQQREEEIPGKVSIRSNAYVAGVESVVSAASVANVLNVEDEACITKEYKDAYNKETYRNMESTDESPVICSSKHVPHSSVGKFKNQNVNRSSPSNASSNEDSYTEKLEHKNETTYNDATNESAHYGTMPDDSPLMIDEENTSKNYDQKSMEEENYYDINEHYKNSNINHVSINLPKTKDQFQESFEQQYVNFCDKKYNFASDNIIHNNLPIINYDTSNNRYIEDNMNELINEQFMRESSKDTLRHISKTAEDKNRQILCTKLKDHIDIDQKKTSLPSNMHISYENYSSSQNAYSQRSVTGKSNFMPSYANSNGQAFVSVRPATILEYVPKQRKYKSSFCNLMKNCCGGSSDC
- a CDS encoding inner membrane complex protein 1i, putative — encoded protein: MFHLYELLMFFLRQPRDAYEEEFLGPIFLQFYDKNYYRRDLIIKNRRGEKLKCSFFTPFNYNENTPCVIYTHSSSSCQLEVLDILHILLICECSVFSYDCAGCGLSDGYYSTKGWNEPQDLFLILNHLRNVEKIKNFALWGKYCGAVSSIIVASLDDNIKLLVIHCTSDTSSSYSTVYTGQSAPMMHMRTCILDSPYVSLVELYKTTFHLRAKRKREILFKNICLYFARRKIKRSFQYDINNVCPVFFIEDITIPTIYIFSKNDKIVNPAHSLYLAYKQQKAKKIIYISEKATQSYESFSYDSKLILAIRSVLCCSPYETDLSKTFDTNTYLKLFNELRDIYAYEFEFIDNLITKKMKKKNKIINSVKKFVCFKYQYKCSLNSSNFENEKCENYKDGKFNESRIANECEYLFADVDNIMEDSNDANFFKNQDINNLNSFSRTFDRTEQANERPFKILHMQSARSALKSKKNTYKKSLTWDSKLQSSITYFKEDCPFELLRNE